A single genomic interval of Helianthus annuus cultivar XRQ/B chromosome 13, HanXRQr2.0-SUNRISE, whole genome shotgun sequence harbors:
- the LOC110899534 gene encoding metal tolerance protein A1, producing the protein MDPKHDQRSIDISTDTQTTEKNYVASKVCAGAACGFSDAKTSSKDAEERSSSTWKLLASVVICFLFMAVEVVGGLKANSLAILTDAAHLLSDVAAFAISLFSVWASGWEATPQQSYGFFRIEILGTLVSIQMIWLLTGILVYEAVDRLVHGTVAVEGGLMFIISTVGLFVNVFMIFILGHDHGHGHHHGHHDHNHEDEGTHVHGLSVHRHQHTETHEPLLENKTKRSNINVQGAYLHVLGDLIQSIGVMIGAAIIWYNPKWKVVDPICTLLFSVIVLYTTINMLRDILEVLMESTPREIDATRLENGLCEIDEVVAIHELHIWAITVGKVLLACHVKIRREANADMVLDKVVDYIRREYNISHVTIQIERE; encoded by the coding sequence ATGGATCCTAAACACGATCAACGTTCAATCGACATATCAACCGACACACAAACCACCGAGAAAAACTATGTTGCGAGCAAAGTATGCGCAGGAGCAGCATGCGGATTCTCAGACGCCAAAACCAGCTCAAAAGACGCAGAAGAACGCTCATCGTCCACATGGAAGCTATTAGCCAGTGTCGTAATCTGTTTCCTCTTCATGGCGGTTGAAGTAGTCGGAGGACTCAAAGCAAACAGTCTCGCAATCTTAACAGACGCAGCCCATTTGTTATCCGATGTTGCAGCCTTCGCTATCTCATTGTTCTCGGTTTGGGCTTCCGGATGGGAAGCTACGCCTCAACAATCCTATGGTTTTTTCAGAATCGAGATTCTTGGAACGTTGGTTTCGATCCAGATGATATGGTTACTTACCGGTATCCTTGTTTACGAAGCCGTTGATAGACTTGTTCATGGTACAGTTGCGGTTGAAGGCGGTCTCATGTTTATAATCTCGACCGTCGGATTGTTTGTTAACGTTTTCATGATTTTCATACTCGGACATGATCATGGTCATGGACATCATCACGGGCATCATGATCATAACCACGAAGACGAGGGCACGCACGTTCATGGGCTTAGCGTGCACCGTCATCAGCATACCGAAACTCACGAACCTCTATTGGAAAACAAGACGAAAAGGAGTAATATAAACGTTCAAGGCGCATATCTTCATGTGCTCGGGGACTTGATCCAGAGTATCGGTGTAATGATTGGGGCCGCAATCATATGGTACAATCCCAAATGGAAAGTTGTTGATCCGATATGCACGCTTTTGTTTTCCGTTATAGTGTTGTACACGACGATAAACATGTTGCGCGATATTCTAGAGGTCTTGATGGAGAGTACACCGCGAGAGATTGATGCAACGCGGTTAGAGAACGGTCTTTGTGAGATTGATGAAGTTGTCGCGATTCATGAGTTGCATATTTGGGCGATTACAGTCGGGAAAGTTTTGTTAGCGTGTCATGTGAAGATCAGGCGCGAGGCGAATGCGGATATGGTGTTGGATAAGGTTGTTGATTACATTAGAAGGGAGTATAATATCAGTCATGTGACTATCCAGATTGAGAGAGAATAA